One Thermoflexus hugenholtzii JAD2 DNA segment encodes these proteins:
- the glnA gene encoding type I glutamate--ammonia ligase, with product MARQTLTEVAREVLERGNGKAPKPLTKPKDVIEFARAQGVVMVDLKFVDLLGNWQHFSIPITALSEEVFQEGLGFDGSSIRGFQSIDQSDMILIPDPTTAVVDPVCEVPTLSLIGDVYDPVTREPYTRDPRYIARKAEAYLKRSGIADVSYWGPEVEFFIFDSIRFDQGAHYGFYFIDSEEGIWNSGRDEGRPNLGHRPRWKEGYFPVPPADSLQDLRSEIVLRLMQAGIEVETHHHEVATGGQCEIDMRFQTLTRMADQVLMYKYIIKNVARAHGKTATFMPKPLFGDNGSGMHVHQSLWKEGRNLFWDERGYAGLSELARYYIGGILYHTPALLAFCAPTTNSYRRLVPGYEAPVNLVYSRRNRSAGIRIPMYSDSPEAKRIEYRCPDPSANPYLAFAAILMAGLDGIQNRIDPGDPVDVDLYELPPEEARKIKQVPGSLEEALRALERDHEFLLRGGVFTPDVIETWIELKRKEVDAIRLRPHPYEFYLYYSA from the coding sequence ATGGCCCGGCAGACCCTCACCGAAGTCGCCCGCGAGGTCCTGGAGCGCGGCAACGGGAAGGCCCCCAAGCCCCTCACCAAACCGAAGGACGTCATCGAGTTCGCCCGCGCCCAGGGCGTGGTGATGGTGGATCTCAAGTTCGTGGATCTGCTGGGGAACTGGCAGCACTTCAGCATCCCCATCACAGCGCTCTCTGAGGAAGTCTTCCAGGAAGGGCTAGGCTTCGACGGCTCCAGCATCCGGGGCTTCCAGTCCATCGACCAGAGCGATATGATCCTGATCCCGGACCCCACGACCGCGGTGGTGGATCCGGTCTGTGAGGTGCCCACCCTCAGCCTGATCGGCGACGTTTACGACCCGGTGACCCGTGAGCCCTACACCCGGGACCCCCGTTACATCGCTCGCAAGGCCGAGGCGTATCTGAAGCGGAGCGGGATCGCCGATGTCAGCTACTGGGGCCCGGAGGTGGAGTTCTTCATCTTCGACAGCATCCGGTTCGATCAGGGGGCGCATTACGGCTTTTATTTCATCGACTCGGAGGAGGGGATCTGGAACAGCGGCCGAGATGAGGGGCGGCCGAACCTGGGCCACCGCCCGCGGTGGAAGGAGGGTTACTTCCCGGTGCCCCCGGCGGACTCCCTCCAGGATCTGCGTTCGGAGATCGTGCTGCGGCTGATGCAGGCGGGCATCGAGGTGGAGACCCATCATCACGAGGTGGCCACCGGCGGGCAATGTGAGATCGATATGCGCTTCCAGACCCTCACCCGCATGGCCGATCAGGTGTTGATGTATAAATACATCATCAAGAACGTGGCCCGGGCCCACGGGAAGACGGCCACCTTCATGCCCAAGCCGCTCTTCGGGGACAACGGCTCGGGGATGCACGTGCACCAGAGCCTCTGGAAGGAAGGCCGGAACCTGTTCTGGGACGAGCGGGGCTACGCCGGCCTCTCGGAGCTGGCCCGCTATTACATCGGCGGGATCCTCTACCACACGCCGGCCCTCCTGGCCTTCTGCGCTCCCACCACCAACTCCTACCGCCGTCTGGTCCCCGGCTACGAGGCGCCGGTGAACCTGGTCTACTCCCGGCGCAACCGCAGCGCCGGCATCCGCATCCCGATGTATTCGGACTCCCCCGAGGCCAAGCGGATCGAGTATCGCTGCCCGGATCCTTCGGCGAACCCCTACCTGGCCTTCGCCGCCATCCTGATGGCCGGCCTGGACGGGATCCAGAACCGCATCGATCCGGGGGACCCGGTGGATGTGGACCTTTACGAGCTGCCGCCGGAGGAGGCCCGAAAGATCAAGCAGGTGCCGGGCTCCCTGGAGGAGGCCCTGCGGGCCCTGGAGCGGGACCACGAGTTCCTGTTGCGGGGCGGCGTCTTCACCCCGGATGTCATCGAGACATGGATCGAGCTGAAGCGGAAGGAGGTGGATGCCATCCGCCTCCGGCCGCACCCGTATGAGTTTTACCTCTACTACAGCGCGTAA
- the purN gene encoding phosphoribosylglycinamide formyltransferase, giving the protein MPEARSRLVVMISGFGSNLQAILDACAAGRLWAEVVLVVSNRKDAYGLVRAARAGVPTLYFPLRPYRERGLDRTDYDRDLAERIAPYRPDLIVLAGWMHILSPAFLDRFPGRVINLHPALPGMFPGRDAIRRAFEAYRRGEIAYSGCMVHEVTPEVDAGPVLAQTVVPIFPDDTLERFEARMHEAEHRILLKGIQRALERIRSRGF; this is encoded by the coding sequence TTGCCCGAAGCGCGAAGCCGGTTGGTGGTGATGATCTCCGGGTTTGGGAGCAACCTGCAGGCGATCCTGGATGCCTGTGCGGCGGGCCGCCTGTGGGCGGAGGTGGTGCTGGTGGTCTCCAACCGCAAGGACGCATACGGACTGGTTCGGGCAGCCAGAGCGGGCGTGCCCACACTGTATTTCCCCTTGCGTCCCTATCGGGAGCGGGGGCTGGACCGCACGGATTATGATCGAGATCTGGCCGAGCGGATCGCGCCCTATCGCCCGGATCTCATCGTCCTGGCCGGTTGGATGCACATCCTGAGCCCCGCCTTTCTGGATCGGTTCCCCGGCCGGGTGATCAACCTGCACCCGGCCCTGCCGGGCATGTTCCCCGGGCGTGATGCGATCCGCCGCGCCTTCGAGGCCTACCGGCGCGGGGAGATCGCGTATAGCGGCTGTATGGTGCATGAGGTCACCCCGGAGGTGGACGCCGGGCCTGTCTTGGCCCAGACTGTGGTCCCCATCTTCCCCGACGATACCCTCGAGCGCTTCGAGGCCCGCATGCACGAGGCCGAGCATCGCATCCTCCTCAAGGGGATCCAGCGCGCCCTGGAGCGCATCCGGTCGCGCGGCTTTTGA
- the purM gene encoding phosphoribosylformylglycinamidine cyclo-ligase: MPAEAYAQAGVRLDVARDIRRRIADAVRSTYGPEVIAGIGAFAGLYRAEALRGMEEPVLVASTDGVGTKLKVAARLNRWETVGYDLVHHCVNDILVHGARPLFFLDYIAAARLDPEVIVRVVESVAAACREVGCALLGGETAELPGVYAPGELDLVGTIVGVVERPRIRDGSRIRPGDRLLALPSSGLHTNGYSLARRVLADQNWERPLPELGTSIGEALLAPHRCYLEPIRRLEAAGIDLKGLCHITGGGVYENLPRVLPPGTAAVLRRGTWPEPPIFGLIQRLGGISDEEMFHVFNMGLGMLLVVPPCDVELAQAVLPGEIWLVGEIVEGDQAVRVEG, from the coding sequence ATGCCAGCGGAGGCCTACGCGCAGGCTGGGGTGCGCCTGGATGTCGCCCGGGACATTCGAAGGCGGATCGCGGACGCCGTTCGCTCGACGTACGGCCCGGAGGTGATCGCCGGGATAGGGGCCTTCGCAGGCCTCTACCGGGCGGAGGCCCTTCGGGGAATGGAGGAGCCGGTCTTGGTCGCCTCCACGGATGGGGTGGGCACCAAGCTGAAGGTGGCGGCTCGTCTGAACCGTTGGGAGACCGTCGGCTACGATCTGGTCCATCACTGCGTCAACGACATCCTGGTGCACGGCGCCCGCCCTCTCTTTTTCCTGGATTACATCGCGGCGGCCCGTCTGGACCCGGAGGTGATCGTCCGTGTGGTGGAAAGCGTGGCGGCCGCCTGTCGGGAGGTCGGCTGCGCGTTGCTGGGAGGAGAGACGGCCGAGCTTCCGGGGGTCTACGCGCCGGGGGAGCTGGACCTGGTGGGCACCATCGTCGGCGTCGTGGAGCGTCCGCGGATCCGGGATGGTTCCCGCATCCGTCCGGGGGACCGCTTGCTGGCGCTTCCCTCCAGCGGTCTTCACACCAACGGCTACAGCTTGGCCCGCAGGGTGCTCGCGGACCAGAACTGGGAGCGGCCTCTGCCGGAGCTGGGGACCTCCATCGGAGAGGCTCTCCTGGCCCCGCATCGCTGTTATCTGGAGCCGATCCGGCGTCTGGAGGCTGCAGGCATCGATCTGAAAGGACTGTGTCACATCACAGGAGGGGGCGTGTATGAGAACCTGCCGCGGGTTCTGCCCCCTGGCACCGCGGCTGTCCTCCGTCGGGGGACTTGGCCGGAGCCGCCGATCTTCGGGCTCATCCAGCGCCTCGGGGGGATCTCCGATGAGGAGATGTTCCACGTGTTCAACATGGGGCTGGGCATGCTCCTGGTGGTCCCCCCCTGCGATGTGGAGCTTGCGCAGGCCGTCCTGCCCGGGGAAATCTGGCTTGTGGGAGAGATCGTGGAAGGAGACCAGGCGGTCCGAGTCGAGGGGTGA
- the purD gene encoding phosphoribosylamine--glycine ligase, with the protein MKKGKRVLVVGSGGREHALAWALARSAEVEAVYVAPGNGGTSWPPSPEASDLHPRAPARSVPLRSDDIQALIDFVREQGIDLTVVGPEAPLARGIVDAFRAAGLRIFGPSRAAARIETSKAFAKALMRSCGIPTPDYAVFHDFEKARAYLRARPGPVVVKASGLAGGKGAFVCESSEEAEEALYRLMRERIFGEAGDTVVVEERLYGSELSLLAFSDGRTARPLLPARDHKRLLDGDRGPNTGGMGAYAPVPEVGPDAVDRVVREIMEPVLQALACQGTPFVGVLYAGLMWTERGPFVLEFNARFGDPEAQAILPLLETDLLAALEACVEGRLGDVELRWRPGACVTVVLAAPGYPGPVPEGLPIAGLEEAAAQEGVLIFHAGTRREGDRVLTAGGRVLAVSAIGGNLPEAAARAYAAVERIHFEGMHYRRDIGRSSPAIR; encoded by the coding sequence ATGAAGAAGGGGAAACGGGTTCTGGTGGTAGGATCCGGCGGCCGGGAACACGCCCTGGCATGGGCGCTGGCCCGGTCCGCGGAAGTCGAGGCGGTTTATGTCGCGCCGGGCAACGGGGGGACGAGCTGGCCACCTTCCCCGGAGGCTTCCGATCTGCATCCGCGGGCCCCTGCGCGTTCGGTGCCCCTTCGCTCGGACGACATTCAGGCGCTGATCGATTTTGTGCGTGAGCAGGGGATCGACCTGACGGTGGTGGGCCCGGAGGCCCCGCTGGCCCGGGGAATTGTGGATGCTTTCCGGGCGGCCGGCCTTCGGATCTTCGGGCCCAGCCGCGCGGCGGCTCGCATCGAGACCTCGAAGGCCTTCGCCAAAGCGCTCATGCGCTCGTGTGGCATCCCCACCCCCGACTATGCCGTGTTCCATGACTTCGAGAAAGCGCGAGCTTATCTGCGCGCCCGCCCGGGTCCAGTGGTGGTCAAGGCCAGCGGTCTGGCGGGCGGCAAGGGCGCCTTTGTGTGCGAGAGCTCGGAGGAGGCCGAGGAGGCGCTGTATCGCCTCATGCGCGAGCGTATCTTCGGGGAGGCCGGGGACACGGTGGTCGTCGAGGAGCGGCTGTATGGGTCGGAGCTCTCCTTGCTGGCCTTCAGCGATGGGCGGACGGCCCGGCCGTTGCTGCCGGCTCGAGACCACAAGCGGCTGCTGGACGGAGATCGAGGCCCCAACACGGGAGGGATGGGTGCCTATGCCCCGGTGCCCGAAGTAGGTCCTGACGCCGTCGATCGGGTGGTTCGGGAGATCATGGAGCCCGTGCTGCAGGCGCTGGCCTGCCAGGGAACCCCCTTTGTGGGCGTCCTCTACGCCGGCCTGATGTGGACCGAGCGAGGGCCTTTCGTGCTGGAGTTCAACGCCCGCTTCGGCGATCCGGAGGCCCAAGCCATCCTCCCGTTGCTGGAGACGGATTTGCTGGCGGCGCTGGAGGCTTGCGTGGAAGGCCGTCTCGGCGATGTCGAGCTGCGCTGGCGCCCCGGCGCCTGCGTCACGGTGGTCCTGGCAGCCCCGGGATATCCCGGCCCGGTCCCGGAGGGGCTTCCCATCGCCGGCCTGGAGGAGGCGGCGGCCCAGGAAGGGGTGCTGATCTTCCACGCCGGCACCCGACGGGAAGGGGATCGGGTGCTCACGGCCGGCGGGCGGGTCCTGGCCGTCAGCGCCATCGGCGGGAATCTGCCCGAGGCCGCCGCCCGCGCCTACGCGGCGGTGGAGCGCATCCACTTTGAGGGGATGCATTATCGCCGGGACATCGGCCGATCGTCCCCCGCGATCCGATAA
- the purF gene encoding amidophosphoribosyltransferase, producing MRVPMARREADHPRESCGIVGLCSEGRPAAPLAMMALWALQHRGQESAGIATSDGRVAYLHKGMGLVSQVFHEGILRSLRGHLAIGHTRYSTTGVAHLQNAQPFLSETLLGPLGIAHNGNLVNALPLRRRLLERGVGLSSGSDSELILQILASPPEAWGFAAAVEPEGDPWVSRLRCLLRLSPGAYALVVLTREAIYAVRDPYGFRPLCLGEWEGGYAVASESCALSMIGARYVREIAPGEIVRLDPRGVTSFAGGVPSSPAFCIFEYVYFMRPDSEREGGTVYSARLALGRQLAREAPAEADLVIGVPDSATAHAIGYSLESGIPFVEGLLKNRYIGRTFIQPDDQARRWGVRLKYSPLREVLQGRRVVLVDDSVVRGHTTRQLVQLLREGGALEVHLRIASPPIRHPCFMGIDMATHEELIAHRLDEEGIRRFAGADSLAFLSLEGMRRAIRETMPVPEGGYCTACFSGRYPAPLPEEIRREPSPKLAFEGIRSVR from the coding sequence ATGAGGGTCCCGATGGCCCGACGCGAGGCGGATCATCCCCGGGAGTCGTGTGGGATCGTGGGGTTGTGTTCGGAAGGTCGCCCGGCGGCCCCGCTGGCGATGATGGCGCTGTGGGCCCTGCAGCATCGCGGCCAGGAGAGCGCCGGCATCGCCACCAGCGATGGCCGCGTGGCGTATCTGCACAAAGGGATGGGCCTGGTTTCCCAGGTCTTCCACGAGGGGATCCTGCGTTCGCTCCGGGGCCATCTGGCTATCGGGCACACCCGTTACTCCACGACGGGGGTTGCCCATCTGCAGAACGCGCAACCCTTCCTCAGCGAGACTCTCCTCGGTCCCCTGGGCATCGCCCACAACGGCAACCTGGTGAACGCGCTTCCGCTCCGCCGGCGTCTTCTGGAGCGGGGTGTGGGCCTCTCCTCCGGCAGCGACAGCGAACTGATCCTTCAGATCCTGGCCTCTCCCCCTGAGGCCTGGGGATTTGCGGCGGCTGTGGAGCCCGAGGGGGATCCATGGGTCTCCCGTCTCCGGTGCCTGTTGCGCTTGAGCCCGGGGGCCTATGCCCTGGTCGTTCTCACCCGCGAGGCGATCTATGCCGTTCGAGATCCTTATGGCTTCCGCCCTCTGTGCCTGGGGGAATGGGAGGGAGGATATGCGGTGGCCTCGGAATCCTGCGCCCTGTCTATGATCGGGGCCCGCTATGTGCGGGAGATCGCGCCGGGGGAGATCGTGCGTTTGGATCCACGGGGGGTGACGTCCTTCGCCGGAGGTGTCCCCTCTTCCCCTGCCTTTTGCATCTTTGAGTATGTCTACTTCATGCGCCCCGACTCTGAACGGGAAGGGGGAACCGTGTATTCGGCGCGCCTGGCCCTGGGACGTCAGCTGGCCCGGGAGGCTCCGGCGGAGGCGGATCTGGTCATCGGGGTGCCGGATTCCGCCACCGCTCACGCCATCGGCTACAGCCTGGAGAGCGGGATCCCCTTCGTGGAAGGCTTATTGAAGAACCGCTACATCGGCCGCACCTTCATCCAGCCCGACGATCAGGCCCGACGATGGGGGGTCCGTTTGAAATACAGTCCTCTACGCGAGGTGCTCCAGGGACGTCGGGTGGTGTTGGTCGACGACTCCGTCGTCCGTGGTCACACCACCCGCCAGCTGGTCCAGCTTCTCCGGGAGGGAGGCGCTTTGGAGGTTCATCTGCGCATTGCCTCCCCGCCGATCCGCCACCCCTGCTTTATGGGGATCGATATGGCGACTCACGAGGAGCTGATCGCCCATCGCCTGGATGAGGAGGGGATCCGTCGTTTCGCCGGCGCGGACAGCCTGGCCTTTCTCAGCCTGGAGGGGATGCGCCGGGCGATTCGGGAGACGATGCCGGTCCCGGAGGGAGGATACTGCACCGCCTGCTTCTCCGGCCGATATCCTGCACCCCTACCCGAGGAGATCCGGCGCGAACCCTCGCCGAAGCTCGCCTTTGAGGGGATCCGGAGCGTGCGATGA
- a CDS encoding AIR carboxylase family protein, protein MTRPLVVILMGSRSDLEHARAVIRALEELGLDWELRVASAHKVPDHLLDLLRGYEADSRPKVYITIAGRSNALSGMVDGQVLAPVIACPPISEAFGGADIFSSLRMPGGIAPAVVLDPAGAALLAAKILGLCDAAIRERVAALQARGRQRLLADDAEIRALRPAAQGT, encoded by the coding sequence ATGACGAGGCCGTTGGTGGTCATCCTGATGGGGTCGCGATCGGATCTGGAGCACGCCCGGGCGGTGATCCGCGCGCTGGAGGAGCTGGGGCTGGACTGGGAGCTTCGCGTCGCCTCCGCCCATAAGGTGCCGGATCATCTGCTGGACTTGCTTCGAGGATATGAGGCCGACTCTCGTCCCAAGGTTTACATCACCATCGCCGGGCGCTCCAACGCCCTCAGCGGGATGGTGGATGGTCAGGTGCTGGCGCCAGTGATCGCCTGCCCGCCGATCTCCGAGGCTTTCGGGGGAGCGGATATCTTCTCCTCCCTGCGGATGCCCGGGGGGATCGCTCCGGCCGTGGTGCTGGATCCGGCGGGGGCAGCCCTTCTGGCGGCGAAGATCCTGGGCCTGTGCGACGCCGCCATCCGGGAGCGGGTCGCCGCCCTGCAGGCGCGGGGCCGGCAACGGCTGCTGGCCGATGACGCCGAAATCCGCGCCCTTCGTCCCGCGGCTCAGGGCACCTGA
- a CDS encoding phosphoribosylaminoimidazolesuccinocarboxamide synthase, whose amino-acid sequence MAQAVSAVELPELGTRRAGKVRDIYEVGDRLILIATDRISAFDRVLGVIPFKGQVLNQLSAWWFERTRDLIPNHLLAVPDPNVMVVRRAQPLPVEVVVRGYITGVTRTSLWTLYAQGERRPYGIPLPEGLRKNDPLPHPILTPTTKAPSGAHDEVLTRDEILRRGLVPADLWERIEAIALTLFARGQEVARQAGLILVDTKYEFGLIDGELVLIDELHTPDSSRYWLAESYRPGQEPESMDKEFVRAWFAARGYRGDGEPPQMPAELIREAAARYIAVYERLTGEPFRPGEQPAVERIRGNVRAFLNIFG is encoded by the coding sequence ATGGCGCAGGCAGTGTCCGCCGTGGAGCTCCCGGAGCTGGGGACTCGGCGCGCCGGAAAGGTGCGGGATATTTATGAGGTGGGGGATCGCCTGATCCTGATCGCCACAGACCGTATCTCCGCTTTCGACCGGGTCCTGGGGGTGATCCCCTTCAAGGGGCAGGTGCTGAACCAGCTCAGCGCCTGGTGGTTCGAGCGGACCCGCGATCTCATCCCCAACCACCTCCTGGCTGTTCCCGATCCTAACGTGATGGTGGTCCGACGGGCGCAGCCGCTACCTGTTGAGGTGGTGGTGCGAGGGTACATCACCGGGGTGACGCGCACCTCCCTCTGGACCCTGTATGCCCAGGGGGAGCGTCGCCCCTATGGGATCCCGCTGCCGGAAGGCCTGCGGAAGAACGATCCGCTGCCGCATCCCATCCTCACACCCACCACGAAAGCGCCCTCCGGGGCGCACGATGAGGTCCTGACCCGTGACGAGATCCTGCGGCGGGGCTTGGTGCCGGCGGATCTCTGGGAGCGGATCGAAGCCATCGCCCTGACCCTTTTCGCCCGCGGCCAGGAGGTCGCCCGGCAGGCGGGTCTGATCCTGGTCGACACCAAGTATGAATTCGGGCTGATCGACGGCGAGCTGGTCCTCATCGACGAGTTGCACACACCGGATTCCAGCCGCTACTGGCTGGCGGAGAGCTACCGGCCCGGTCAGGAGCCCGAGTCCATGGACAAGGAGTTCGTCCGGGCCTGGTTCGCCGCTCGGGGCTACCGGGGGGACGGCGAACCACCTCAGATGCCGGCGGAGCTGATCCGGGAGGCGGCCGCCCGCTACATCGCTGTCTACGAGCGGCTGACGGGGGAGCCCTTCCGTCCGGGGGAGCAGCCCGCTGTCGAGCGGATCCGCGGCAACGTTCGAGCTTTCCTCAACATCTTCGGATGA